GGTTTTAGTTTTATTTTTTATGCTAACAGCATCTTTACATTCGTTTATTCGCTCTAAAAAAACATTGCTACAAATATCGCAAAGAACCACAAGTACACATTACAGGAATGATGATACTGAACTCATAATGCAGTAGTTGTATGCGAACCACCAACGCTATAGAATAAATAGGCACTATACTTAAGTAAGTGGATGGTGCGAGGATTTGAAGAGCATGATTTTTTAGAGTACCAGTTCATTTCTGAATTAAATATTATATATATATTTGCGAAGATAATTAACGAAGTAATACTTTAAAACTCAAGCCAAAAAGGTCTGCGCATGTGACTTTGGTGAGCAGTGCCTAACTAGTCGCCTGCGTCATAATTCTAAGAAGCTAGAGGATTTATGTTGGCCTGCAAATAATTATGATGCATAGAAAGTCCAGCAGAAAAAGTGGCAAAATTGCCAAAAACCTTATGGATTTTGTTAAGTAATATTTGCTAGGTATATGGCAAATTATATATCAGAAAATTAGCATATGGCAGAATCCTGGGTTAATTTTTGCACATTTAACTTCTCCACAAAAATTGATTTGTTTGCGTATATAAATTTTTGGCGGATGGACTACAAAATAATTGGCAATTCACGTTAAATAAATACAAAAAGCATCTCTACTTGTCATATACAGATTTACAATTGCCTGAGAGCTTAATTTTTACAAATCAAGCTAAAGTATATATGCGATTTTAACATATCATATTGTCTTTATTATAATTTATAGCTTATAGCGATCAATAATAAGGATTAGCATTCAAATATTAGCATTGGTGCAAGTGATTATGATAAGCGCTCTGAACTTTTTTGAGCGTATCAATTGTAGGTGTATATTAGCAAAAGAAATTGTATATTTTATTGATAATTGTGCAAATATGTGTACAATACCCGTATATGTGTCCATCTATATATTATGGTATAAACTATTATGATAAACAAAATAAGGAAATTTTCTGTCTATTTTATATCAGTTATAATTTCGTTTCTAATGCTGTCAAACATTTCTAATGCTGCTAAACTTTCGGGCTGCTGTGATAAACATAACTATAAAGATAAAGCATCCTATGTGTTTCAGTACAGTGATAATCAAGCGATAGATGTTAACTCAGAGTTGAAAGATCTTGAAAAGCTGATGTTAAAAGATAAGAATCTACATATAAAAATATTTGCTTTCGCTAATGCTGCTGATGAAGAAATCAGTACTGAGAAATTTAAGAAAGCACTAGATAATGCTGTTGCAATTAAAAAGCATTTAGCTTCTGTCGGGGTAGATGCAAGTAGAGTTTTAGTACACATTAAAGTCTTTATAGGTGGTAATAAAGAATCAAAAGATAGTATTAGAATTTATGAAAGTAGACATAAATCCTAATTGATATAGAGGCGCCATTTGATGAATATAATCAGTAAGATTTTTTATCCAAAAAATTTTCTATTTTTATCTATGGCGCTTCTTTTTATGAGCGTTTTGTTGCTTTCTATATCTCTATACTGCATATTTAATCTTGTACCAGACGATGAGCTGCAAGGCAGTTTAGTAAAAATAATGTATATACATGTACCAAGCGCTTGGCTCTCGTTATTTCTCTACTTTATATTTTCTGTTTTTTCTTTACTATATTTGATAAAAGACTCACCTTTATTTGATATGGCTGCGACCTCTATTGCGTATGTGTGCATTTGTATGACAAGTATTGCAATTTTAACTGGAGCGATATGGGGAAAGCCTGCCTGGGGCACATGGTGGGTTTGGGATGCAAGGCTTACATCCATGCTAATACTATTTTTCATATTAGCTGGATACTTCGCGATTAGAGATTTTTTTAACGATGAAGCAAGATCAGCAAGCATAGGTGCAATATTTGCTATCATAGGCGCTGTTAACATACCAATTATCAAATTTTCTGTGAATCTATGGAGCACACTGCATCAGCCAAGCAGTATCATTAGAGCGTCTGGACCTAGTATTCATGCAAGTATGCTATATCCTATATTTAGCATGTTTCTTGGCATTTTATTATTTTGCTTACTGATAGTGTTAATTAAGATGAATACCAAGATATACCAGAAAAAATCTATCGCAAAATATGCAAGGAAACTTGGATCTACACTAAAAAATACTGCATTTCGCACGCAAAACACTCAATAATACACCAAGAAAAATTCTTAACTTCAGAAAGCCTAGAGAGTCCATCCGCCAAAAGTATGGATTTTAGCTTTTGAAATGCCTTGTTACAACTTTATATTGTGTGTTTTGCTGCTCATGTAATGGTACCTGTGTCAATTTATTGTGATTTTTTATGGCAGAACGGGAAAAATGTCTGTAAGGCGTTCAAAATGCTGCGTTTTAAGCATGCGTCCTCTATTGCCACTTTGTAGCATTTGATTTTGATATGTTTAAATTCAGGTGATTAGCCAGATAAGGTGCGCTCTATCGCCTTCAGATTCATGCCTATGGCTGATATGAATGGATTTATTATATCTCCTATTATACCTCGCAGATAATTACGTCCAAGACGACCAAAATGCTTCAAATGTCCGATTATAGGCTCAATTGCACTTCTTCGCTTCATCATCTTTTTATCAGCAAAACTAAGGCTTTTCTTGGTATATGGCGTATATACTTTGCTTTTGGACTTTAAATTATTACCTCGGTAACCAAGGTCCACAAATATCTTTTTGGGATCTTCTGCAACCTTTTTCACCTCATCAACCATCTCAGATAGTGTATGTCCATCGTATGGATTTCCATGAAATGACTTTATTCCAACTATGAAATTACCTCTGCCACTCACCGCTATACCAACCTTGTTGCCGAATTCGTATGGTTTGTGCAATTTGCCTTTGCCTATGCACTCAACAGCAGGTTCATGGAAACTATATAGTACCTTATTTTCTTTTTTGTAATCCTCTTTGGCACGTTTGCAAAGTACAGATTGATTATAGATCATATTAGCTTTTTCTAGAATTGCTGCGGCTTCTGGTGAAATAGTCAATGACAGTTTTGCAATACCACGATGGCAAAATCTTATTAGACGGCCAAGCCTGCTTTTCAGCTTCTTCATCTGATTAATCCGCTTTTTGGACTTGCTATCATCACGATATTTCCAAACCTTCATTATTCCACGCTTGTAGTACTTTGCATATGTATCATTTAGCGATATACCTTGATCCTTGCAAAGCTCAACTATCTGAAAACGCGCCTTTTCCATTAGATGACAATCATGTGGATGTTTTATATGCTTTGGCTGAACTGTCGTATCAATAATCACGGCTGCCAAATCTTTTTTTTAACTGTGCCAATCTTACAGCCTATTCTGACAAGCTCCTTTAATATCTCACGACACCCAGATTCTCCTAAAGCTTGACGAAATCTTCTTATGCAACTTTCAGATACAATTATGTCATTTTTGAAATAGTCATATCCACAAAAATACTGCCAATAGGAATTTTCCTGAAGCTCCTCCTCAGTATAACAATCAGAGGCACTTGAAATGGCTTGCAACATAAACAAACCAAGCATAACACGACGGTCTTTACGGCTTCTACCATATCGTTTCACAGAAACTTTACCAAAAATTCGCTCATCAAGACCACACCAATCAACTATCGATCTTAATTTATATAACTTGTGTTTGGGATTCAAACTATTAGATAATCTCTCCTCAAATATTCTACTTTGAGTATTATTAATTTGCACTTCTTCTGATGGCATATAATACAAATCCGTAAGTTTTTTGGGATATTATAACATTTTCTTACGGATTAAAAACACTATTTTGATACTCTAAACATTATTTTATGCCTCTTCCAAGACTTTTGGTGCGTGTACTAGAGAATCCATCCGCTAAAAGTATGCATTTTAGCTTTTGAAATTCCTTAGCACAACTTCATATTGTATGTTTTGTTACTCAGCTGATGGTATCTGCGTCAATTTATTGTGATTTTTTATGGCAGAATGGGAAAAATGTCTGTAAGGCGTGCAAAATGCTGTGTTTTAAGCATGCATCCTCTCTTATCACTTTGTGGCATTTAATTGTTATATGTTTAAATTCAGGTGATTAGCCAGATAGACTATCTGCCAAACACTTATTTGCTTGCGCAAATCAATTTTTGTGGAGAAGTGAAATATGTAAAAAGTAGCTCAGGCTTTGGTCCTGCGCCTTAAGCAAACACTGCTTTCACAAAAGCCATAAGGTTTTTGTGTTTATTATAATATTTTCTTACGGATTTAAAGGGCTATTTTGACACTCATGGGCCTATTTCATGGCTCTTCTGAGACTTTTGGCGCGCGTACTCAATAGCCTATCAGTCAAAAATTTATGCCAATAGAGAATATAAGATTCCCTCGTATTACAACAAATTCCAGAACCTTGGCTTTAGAATAGTTTTTATATATGGTAAATTAAGTTGTAGTTTGCGTATATACATAGATATGCGTTACACCCAAAGGAAAATAGCATCCTCATACAGCGAAGATTTTCGAAAAAAGTAATAACATATATATGTTTTGGCTCAATTCTTGAATGCGCAAACCTCAGCTCAATTTACTATATTTAATTTTTGACGGACAGACTACTTACACATGACAAAACTCATGATTTTAAAGGCATTTTAAAATTTATAGCTTCAGTAAGTTTCTTATATGAAGAATCTATCGTTTCAGGCTCATTGTATGCTTGCGATATAAATTTATTTAGCGCATCGTTATATTGTATAGCCTCATCCAATGCCTTATCCGAACCTTTTTTGTAAACACCTATCCTAATCATATCTGCCATATCATTGTAAAGTGATAACAAACTTCGCGCTTTAGTCACCAAGGCATTTTCATAACTGTTATTACATCTTGGCATAGTCCTTGAAATACTACGAAGCACGTCTATAGCAGGATATATACCACGCGCTGCAATATCACGATCTAGTATTATATGACCATCTAAAATCCCACGCACTGCATCAGCTATAGGTTCATTTTGGTCATCTCCTTCAACCAACACACTAAAAAGTGCAGTGATCGAAGCAGTGTCAATACTTCCTGGCCCTGCTCGCTCAAGCAATTTTGGCAATTCACTGAAGACACTAGGTGTATAACCTTTAGTAGTTGGTGGCTCACCAGCTGCAAGGCCTATCTCTCGCTGTGCTGTTGCAAAACGCGTGACGCTATCCATCAGACACAGCACTTCAAGACCTATATCGCGATAGTATTCACAAAGAGTCATAGTAAGGTACGCAGCTTGCTTTCTAGTGAGCGCAGATTCATCTGAAGTTGCAACTACTACAATAGCTTTAGCAAGCCCATCCGGACCGAGATAATCCTCAATAAATTCTTGCACCTCACGTCCACGTTCGCCGATAAGACCAATAACTTTGATATCTGTACTAGCAAACTTCGTCATCATAGCTATCATCATAGATTTTCCGACACCAGAGCCTGAGAAAATACCCATCCTTTGCCCAAGACAACAGCTTAAAAACGTATTAATAGCTCTAACACCCATGTTAATCTTTGGACCTATACGCTTTCTCATATGTGCTTGTATAGGCTTCGCATGCAAATGATACGCTACAGTTCCTTTTGGAAGTGGACCTTTCCCATCTATTGGCTCTCCAAACGCATTTATCACACGACCAAGCCAATCTTGATGCGGATACACAGACTGGTCAGTCGCTAGAACCTCAACTGTTGCACCAGAACCCACTCCGGCTGTCTGCTGAAATGGCATTAGCAGTGTTGTTTGCCCTCTAATTCCAATTACTTCTGCAAAAATAGGAGCATCAAACCTACTCTTAATCGAACATCTCGACCCTATACTAACCATTTTCTCTATACCTTCAGCTTCGATCAAGATACCACTTACAGCGCTTACCCTGCCTTCTACTCTTGTATTTGAGATCAACTCAACTTCACAAGCAATTTTTTGAAAAATATTAGACACAACCAAAGATATTAATAATTCTTATACTCTGCACAACAAGCGGAACAAACCACTAATAGACTAGGTATAACAGCTTATAACTATGTTTGCAATTTTTGCTTTATCATAAATAAGAGTAGTTGAAGAACAAAATTTGTACTACCTATACAAGAGCGATAGAAATATCATGCAGCGACCTCTATGACGCATATGGAAAATATAGGATTGCAAGGAGGCATTGCTTTACCAAATCTGAAACGTCCTTAGTTGAATCATTCAACTCGTTGATAAGGCATTACTTAGCCAGATTTGATCATAAACTAAGCGTCACAGCAAGGCTATGGATATGATCTATAACTCCATCATAATGCTTTTTAACAAGGAATGACTGCAAGCTATATTTAGTTTGCAATGCCAATATTTGAAGAAGCATAAGATTTGTATTATACTTTTAATTCAATATATTATGAACAATATATGAAATTATAGCATATTATCTAAATTAACAATTAGTATAATGTTTCTTTAAAATGTAAATACTAAAAAAAATAGAGTTTTGTTTATAAGTAGTTGACATGAGGTTTTGAATTGTTATTATATAGTGGTAGTTACAGTTTTTTATATTCATAGCACATAAATACATATGAAATTACATAATATAATAATTTTACAGCTGATTTTTGCTCTTATGCTTTTATCAGGATGTTCAAGAGATCTTTCAAGTAGAACATATACAAGTGACACTACATTGAGCTTAACATTTGAAGGTGTTGTTTTGTCTGCAAAGCCAGTTGTTATAAAAGAACATGATAAGTTATCAGGTAATAACACAGGTATTGCTGCTGGTGCACTTGCTGGTGGTGTCGCTGGAAGTGCTCTTGGTGGAAATACTACATCTATCCTAGCGGGCGCATTGATTGGCGGTACTACAGGTGCATTTATTGAATCTGGAATGGGAACTGCAGAAGGGATAGAATATATAGTCAAAGTAGATACTTCGAAGCTGAAGGATGATTATTATCAGGGTAGCGCGCAAATGCGAGAAGCGATTGCAGCTGTCAGAACCAGTGGTATTATTACTGTGGTGCAGAGTAAAGATGCTTCGCTTGAGCAAGGACAAAAAGTTTACGTAATTGTCTCTTCTAAGCGTGCACGCGTTATAGCTCGCTAATTTTATAGTGTTTAATAACCCCAGTTGTCGATTAGATGATTTCTGTATGGTAGATTTTAGTGAGTTATAGGTTATCTAGTCGCATGCATCATAACTCTAAGGAACATAAGATGTATCTTGATTGCAAACAATTATGGCGTACATCAATCCAGCAGAAAAAATGGTAAAATTGCCACCTTATGGATGTTGTTAAGTAGTGCTTGCTATGTATTGGACAAATTATATATCCAAAAATTAGCGCAGGGCAGATCTAAAAGCTAGTTTTTAGAACTACTCTGCGTTAGGCACTGCTCACCAAAGTCACTTGTACAGACCTTTTGACCTGATTTTCAAGTATTACCTCGTTCATTTCTTTGCGAATATATAAATATATATAAACTTGATTCAGAAATTAACTGGTACTACTTGAAAATCATGCCCTAAAAATCTGCGCGCGTGCACTTATGAAGATAGGATCATATATGTTGTGCTAATATGGCTTTAAAGTGCATATTGAATTTTCTAAAAAATACCTGTTTATCTAGTCACCTGTATCATAACTCTAAGGAACATAGGATTTATCTTGACCTGCAAACAATGATGGCTTACATAAACCCAGCAGAAAAAGTGGCAAAATTGCCAAAAACCTTATGGACTTTGTTAGGTGCTGCTTTCATAAGTGCACGCACGCGGATTTTAAGGAAATGATTTTTTAGAGTACTAGTTAATTTCTTGAGTTAAATATTATATATATTTTTGCACAGAAATTAATAAAGTAATGGAAAATCAGGCCAAAGGAGTCTGTGCAAGTGGTTTTGCTGGCAGTGTCTAAGTGGTATTTGCAAGCATAGAACAAATTATATATCCGAAATTTAGCGCAGAGTAGATCTAAAAGCTAATTTTTGTACATTTAATTTTCTGCAAAAATTTATTTGCGAGGATCGTTTAAGAACCTAATAGCTACTTATTTGAAAATTGATTTACTTACACATGCTAAATTATTTATAATATTAGAAAAATGCAAAAAATATTCGTATCAATGTTTTTTTTGCTGTTGTTGTCGGCTTGTACAAAGTATACAACTGTTAGGCAAAGTGCAAATTTTAAAAAATCAGATCTAGAAACTAGCAAATTTATTGTTTTACCAAGTGAAGCTATAGCTTATGAAAAAGGATACTTTGGGCAAGCAAAAAGACTCTATGATTATGAAGCGCATATTGAGACCTTAGTAACAGATAAGCTTGTGTCACACCTACAAAGTATGGGGTATGATGCAATTTCTCTTTCGCAATATGAAATATATAAAAGCAAGATTTCTCCTAAGATGTTAGAACTGCGAGAGTTATATCAGCCAGCAATCATTGAGCTATACAAGGAAGTTATAATGCCACAGGAAGAAGCTCATAATATTGTAAGTAAGATCAATGTACCATATGAAGTCTCCCAATTAGCATTATTGAAGCTTGGTAACAAAAATAAAGCTTTGCTTGTCTTCTGTGACTATTCTCATACGGCATATAATAATTCTGCAAGGGTAATGAGCTCACTGATGACATTAGTAGTGGGAGAATATAGTAATTATGACACTGCAAGTATTCGAGTTGGAATAGTTAACAGTGATACCGGAGAAATATTGTGGAGTAATGATACAACGATTTCCGCAGAGCAATTCAGAGGTACGTTTAGTGGTTATAACGAAGAGAGCGATAATGCGATGGCAGATTCACTGGTTAAACTTGTGCTTTCACCAATTATTCATGACGCAAATTGATTATGATCAAAAGCTACTGGCTTTATAAGTTGTATGCTTTTTGAGATGCGAATAAAAGGTCCATACGTCAAAAATAGATTTGCATAGCAAATAAATTTTTGTGAAAAAGTGCAATATCCAAAAATTAGCCAAGGATTCGGCCGGCATTGTTGCATAATGCGTAGTGCATATCTTTGAGTTTATCTGCCAAATAGCGCGAGTTGCCAATTAATTGATTGCTGCATGATAGATTTTTAGGGAGCTATAGTAAATTAAGTTAAAGTTTGCGTATGTGTATTACACTCAAAGGCAAAATGCCATCCTCATACAGCGAAGATTTTCGGAAAAAAGTAATAACATATGTATGCTTTGGTTCAATTCTTTAATACGCAAACCTCAACTTAATTTACCATATATGTTGTTTTAGTGTTTTGCAAATGAACAAAAATAACATGTGGAAAAGGTTTTTGCATCAATGTACTGTTTTTTGATGATTTGATGAAAGATCTATTTATCTGCATTACCTGCAATTAGTAGCTTAGATGCTTAATTTTTAATTAGCAACTCGCGCTAAATAGATCAGCTAAATAAACTAACAAAGCTGGTATTTCAATGGCAGATAAACTTCTTGAAGTAAGAAGCTTTAGGATTTTATATGTACTAATAATGAAATAGTCTCATTATGCAACAATGCCATTCCACCCTATGCTAATTTTTGGATATACTATTACTCATGCGCCCTACAAACACTGCTTTCACAAAATCCGTAAGGATTATAACATTTTCTTACGGATTTAAAGCGCTATTTTGACACTCCGGGCGCTATTTCATGCTTGTTATGGGAACTTTTGGCGCGTACTAACTTGTACTCTAAAAAACCCTAGCATGCGCACTTACTTGAGCGCAGTGCTATAATATGTAGCAAAGAACTTAGCAAATTCTTAATTACCACAGAAAAAACTTACGTCTTTGCTTTGTAGCAGAATTTGATTTTTCAATATAAACAACCGAGGTATTAGCAATATAATCGTGCAGGCCTCTGTTTTTTTTATTTAAACTCATCATGAAGAAACCTATGAATGGTGGAATACACGATATAACATAGCCAAGCAACCTAAGCATATATTGCTTTTGAGAAGGAGCTTGACCTGTTTTGTCATCAATAATCCTACATCTCATTATCATCTTCCCGATTGTGGCATTATATTTTTTCCAAAACCAAAGCAAGATCAGTGAAATGAGCAAAAAAGTAATAAGCTGTATTACAATAAATCCTGTTTTGAAACTGTCCATTAAATATATCAAAAAGTCCCAAGTAGATGCGCCTTGCCGTTCAATACTAAAGAAGTCTGATATCATAATTTCTGGTGTTTTTCCTTCATAAAATACATATGAAAATAAATTTACAATAGGAGTAATCAATAATGTTATGATAAATAGATCTATCGTTGCTGCAAACATCCTAGCGCTGAAACCAACGTACTCAAAGCCACTTGATTCTGGCATTTTAGTTAATTCTTTATTTTCCATCTTTTTAGTTAACTTACCATTTCTATAACTTTCTTATTATGCATGTAAGGCTGTAACACTGTGGGAATCGATATATTACCGTGCATATCTTGATAATTTTCCATTATTGCTATAGTTGTTCTACCTATCGGAAGGCCTGAACCATTTAATGTATGCACAAAACGATTTTCTCCGGAGTGATATTCCTTATATCTTGCTTTCATACGAATCGCTTGAAAATCGCCACAATTTGAGCAACTAGATATCTCTCTATAACAGTCCTGTCCTGGCATCCAAACCTCTATGTCATATGTCTTCTGTGCGGCAAATCCCATATCCTGAGAACAGAGTAACATCACACGATATGGTAGTTCAAGCTTATTTAAAATCTCCTCAGCAGCACTAGTCATTCTTTCATGTTCTTCTTTTGAATCTTGCGGACGTGTAATACTCACAAGCTCAACTTTGGAAAATTGATGCTGCCTTAGCATCCCACGAGTATCACGTCCTGCACTTCCTGCCTCTGATCTAAAACAAGGACTGTACGCAACAAAGCGTAGTGGCAATTCCTCTTCACTCAATATTGAGTTTGCAACAATATTAGTAAGTGGAACTTCAGCTGTTGGTATAAGCCTATAACCATCTGTCGTTTTAAAAGATTCTTCCTCCATCTTGGGAAGCTGGCCAGTATTAAACATAGCAGCATCGCTTACAAGATAAGGCACTGATATCTCTGTATACCCAAAGTGCTCTGTATGAATATCAATCATAAAATTGATGAGCGCTCTTTGCATTTGAGATATATCATTTTTTAGAAGTACAAATCTAGAGCCTGACATCATTGCCGCAACTTGAAAATCCATTTGCCCGAGATTTTCACCAAGTTCGAAGTGCTGCTTTGGTTTGAAGTCAAAAATTTTTGCTGCTCCATATTCTCGAATGAGTATATTGTCATTCTCGTCTTTACCAAATGGAACATCAGAATCTGGAAGGTTCGGCAAACTCACCAAAAATTCCTTTATTTTAGACTCATTTACAGCAACTTCAGACTCAATTACTTGAGATTTAAACTTTATAGATTCAGCTTCCTTTATTAACTCATGTTCTGACATCTTTGCGTGAATTGCATTACTCGCAACACCACTTACCTTAATTTCTCCTATGCTCTTTGCTATAACATTCTTCAGTGTCTGTAGCTCTTGAAGTTCAGTTTTTTTCTTCCTTATTTCTTCATCTATAGCAAGAATCTTAGATGCCATATTATCAAAACCACGTATTCTCATGGCAGCGTCGAATACTTCTGGATATTTTCTAATAAATTTTATGTCATGCATTTGCTTTCTTTTTTTCCATGATTTTGCAAATTATTATCGAGACTTCGTACAACAATAAGAGTGGCAGCGCAAGAATAATCTGACTCAATACATCAGGCGGTGTCAATATTGCAGCGGCTATAAAAATTGCTACTACAGCATGTTTTCTCAATCTAATTAGTGCTTTGCTGGTAACAAAACCTACCCTCGCCAAAAGACTGATAGCAACTGGAAGCTGGAATGCTACTCCAAATCCTATAACCATTTCTATCATTAAATCAAGATATTCACTAATCTTTGCTTCTAGCACAATGGGCGGCATATTTTCATAGTTTATTCTCTCAAAGCTTAAGAAAAATCTCCAAGCGGCAGGAATAACCATATAATATACAACAGCAGCACCAATGAAAAACAACAGTGGTGCTGCTATCATATAAGGAATCAATGCCTTTTTTTCTCGTTTATATAGACCTGGCGCCAAAAAGAAGTAAAACTGTGACAATATGATTGGATGCGCAATGATAATACCACCAAATATAGAAAGTTTAAAATATGTCATTAAACCTTCAGTTAGGTGAGTATATATCAGTTTATGTTTGTAACCACTATCATCTGAAGCAAAGATCTCTAGCAATGGTCTTGTTAAAAAAGCAAAAACATCCTCAGCAAAATAAAAGCTCAGTATCATTCCTGCTATCCAAGCAGAAACAGATATTAAGAGACGTCTCTTAAGTTCTACATAGTGAGCACCTATGGATGTCTTTTTCAGCACTTCCACTTCAGTTTTTCGCCAATTATTGTCATGCATTTGCTCTTAATTAATTATACACATCCATTTAAGGATGCTCTATAACAGTCATACGTACAATGACGTCAGGATCTATCACAGTACCATTCATGGCAGAGTTACCTTTTTTTATCATATCAATAAACTCCATTCCTTTAATAACCTTACCAAATGCTGTATACTGTCCATCAAGATAAGAAGCATCGCCAAGCATTATGAAGAATTGACTATTCGCACTGTTTGGATCAGCGGATCTTGCCATAGACAATATACCTCTGGTATGTTTTATATCATTGAATTCTGCTTTCAAATCTGGTTTATCACTTCCGCCAGTTCCGTTGCCTTTTGGATCACCAGTCTGCACCATAAAACCATCTATCACTCTATGAAACTTAAGGCCGTTATAAAACCCTTCATTTACTAAATCTATCATTCTTTTTACATGATTTGGCGCTTTTTCTGGATAAAGCTCAATTATAACATCTCCATATTTGAGTTGCAGAAGTATTGCCTCTTTCGAGACGGCATTTGATATACTATTTGACATAAATAAAATTGAAAAAATTATAAAGAATAACTGTACTATTCGCATACTAATAACTCCATTTAGAAACTGGTATATTAAGGAATCGTCGAGACATGCACGAAACCTATATATAATGGATATATTTGAGTGTAATGTAAAGAGAACCTAACACAGCAAGTGACAATATCTGCTTTAAGGATATCTATGTCAAGAATTTATACTTGGTAAACAATTTTTCCGTTGTAATTTTAAAACTAAAATTAGTTGTCATTATTTTATAATTGGTC
This region of Candidatus Lariskella endosymbiont of Epinotia ramella genomic DNA includes:
- the ccmC gene encoding heme ABC transporter permease CcmC; translated protein: MNIISKIFYPKNFLFLSMALLFMSVLLLSISLYCIFNLVPDDELQGSLVKIMYIHVPSAWLSLFLYFIFSVFSLLYLIKDSPLFDMAATSIAYVCICMTSIAILTGAIWGKPAWGTWWVWDARLTSMLILFFILAGYFAIRDFFNDEARSASIGAIFAIIGAVNIPIIKFSVNLWSTLHQPSSIIRASGPSIHASMLYPIFSMFLGILLFCLLIVLIKMNTKIYQKKSIAKYARKLGSTLKNTAFRTQNTQ
- a CDS encoding transposase produces the protein MEKARFQIVELCKDQGISLNDTYAKYYKRGIMKVWKYRDDSKSKKRINQMKKLKSRLGRLIRFCHRGIAKLSLTISPEAAAILEKANMIYNQSVLCKRAKEDYKKENKVLYSFHEPAVECIGKGKLHKPYEFGNKVGIAVSGRGNFIVGIKSFHGNPYDGHTLSEMVDEVKKVAEDPKKIFVDLGYRGNNLKSKSKVYTPYTKKSLSFADKKMMKRRSAIEPIIGHLKHFGRLGRNYLRGIIGDIINPFISAIGMNLKAIERTLSG
- a CDS encoding transposase, with the protein product MPSEEVQINNTQSRIFEERLSNSLNPKHKLYKLRSIVDWCGLDERIFGKVSVKRYGRSRKDRRVMLGLFMLQAISSASDCYTEEELQENSYWQYFCGYDYFKNDIIVSESCIRRFRQALGESGCREILKELVRIGCKIGTVKKKIWQP
- the fliI gene encoding flagellar protein export ATPase FliI — encoded protein: MSNIFQKIACEVELISNTRVEGRVSAVSGILIEAEGIEKMVSIGSRCSIKSRFDAPIFAEVIGIRGQTTLLMPFQQTAGVGSGATVEVLATDQSVYPHQDWLGRVINAFGEPIDGKGPLPKGTVAYHLHAKPIQAHMRKRIGPKINMGVRAINTFLSCCLGQRMGIFSGSGVGKSMMIAMMTKFASTDIKVIGLIGERGREVQEFIEDYLGPDGLAKAIVVVATSDESALTRKQAAYLTMTLCEYYRDIGLEVLCLMDSVTRFATAQREIGLAAGEPPTTKGYTPSVFSELPKLLERAGPGSIDTASITALFSVLVEGDDQNEPIADAVRGILDGHIILDRDIAARGIYPAIDVLRSISRTMPRCNNSYENALVTKARSLLSLYNDMADMIRIGVYKKGSDKALDEAIQYNDALNKFISQAYNEPETIDSSYKKLTEAINFKMPLKS
- a CDS encoding RDD family protein — translated: MENKELTKMPESSGFEYVGFSARMFAATIDLFIITLLITPIVNLFSYVFYEGKTPEIMISDFFSIERQGASTWDFLIYLMDSFKTGFIVIQLITFLLISLILLWFWKKYNATIGKMIMRCRIIDDKTGQAPSQKQYMLRLLGYVISCIPPFIGFFMMSLNKKNRGLHDYIANTSVVYIEKSNSATKQRRKFFLW
- the serS gene encoding serine--tRNA ligase; amino-acid sequence: MHDIKFIRKYPEVFDAAMRIRGFDNMASKILAIDEEIRKKKTELQELQTLKNVIAKSIGEIKVSGVASNAIHAKMSEHELIKEAESIKFKSQVIESEVAVNESKIKEFLVSLPNLPDSDVPFGKDENDNILIREYGAAKIFDFKPKQHFELGENLGQMDFQVAAMMSGSRFVLLKNDISQMQRALINFMIDIHTEHFGYTEISVPYLVSDAAMFNTGQLPKMEEESFKTTDGYRLIPTAEVPLTNIVANSILSEEELPLRFVAYSPCFRSEAGSAGRDTRGMLRQHQFSKVELVSITRPQDSKEEHERMTSAAEEILNKLELPYRVMLLCSQDMGFAAQKTYDIEVWMPGQDCYREISSCSNCGDFQAIRMKARYKEYHSGENRFVHTLNGSGLPIGRTTIAIMENYQDMHGNISIPTVLQPYMHNKKVIEMVS
- the tatC gene encoding twin-arginine translocase subunit TatC gives rise to the protein MHDNNWRKTEVEVLKKTSIGAHYVELKRRLLISVSAWIAGMILSFYFAEDVFAFLTRPLLEIFASDDSGYKHKLIYTHLTEGLMTYFKLSIFGGIIIAHPIILSQFYFFLAPGLYKREKKALIPYMIAAPLLFFIGAAVVYYMVIPAAWRFFLSFERINYENMPPIVLEAKISEYLDLMIEMVIGFGVAFQLPVAISLLARVGFVTSKALIRLRKHAVVAIFIAAAILTPPDVLSQIILALPLLLLYEVSIIICKIMEKKKANA
- a CDS encoding peptidylprolyl isomerase produces the protein MSNSISNAVSKEAILLQLKYGDVIIELYPEKAPNHVKRMIDLVNEGFYNGLKFHRVIDGFMVQTGDPKGNGTGGSDKPDLKAEFNDIKHTRGILSMARSADPNSANSQFFIMLGDASYLDGQYTAFGKVIKGMEFIDMIKKGNSAMNGTVIDPDVIVRMTVIEHP